A part of Streptomyces sp. NBC_01235 genomic DNA contains:
- a CDS encoding DUF2252 domain-containing protein, with protein MNAPADRGRRGRDARKRVPRSAHAAWLPPVDRADPVAVLERQGRDRLPELLPIRYGRMAASPFAFLRGSAAVMTADLASQPHTGLTVQLCGDAHLLNFGVYASPERALLFDLNDFDETFPGPFEWDVKRLAVSVAVAARENGHPETRVHRAALESVAAYRTAMSRLSRLGELAVWYERIDVDRLLPLLRSARHRKRVEASLTRARRRTSLQAVGKLTEVVGGHRRIVHDPPLLEPAGAADGAALRKIFSDYRSTLAEERRVLLDRYRFVDAARKVVGVGSVGTRCFVVLLTGRDTDDPLFLQIKEARASVLEEYLPNGPYVHPGHRVVAGQRLLQAAGDIFLGWMTGPQGRAFYWRQLRDMKGSADVAGMSPADLLVYARLCGTALARAHARSGDRLAIAGYLGGSETFERAVADFALAYAAQTAADHAALGAAIDAGLVTATPGI; from the coding sequence ATGAACGCCCCCGCCGACCGTGGCCGGCGCGGCAGGGACGCCCGTAAACGCGTCCCCCGTTCCGCCCACGCGGCCTGGCTCCCGCCCGTCGACCGGGCCGACCCCGTCGCCGTGCTGGAGCGGCAGGGCCGGGACCGGCTGCCCGAGCTGCTGCCGATCCGCTACGGGCGGATGGCCGCCTCGCCGTTCGCCTTCCTGCGCGGCTCGGCAGCCGTCATGACCGCCGATCTGGCGTCACAGCCGCACACCGGCCTGACCGTCCAGCTGTGCGGTGACGCGCACCTGCTCAACTTCGGGGTGTACGCCTCCCCGGAGCGGGCGCTGCTCTTCGACCTCAACGACTTCGACGAGACCTTCCCGGGCCCCTTCGAGTGGGACGTCAAACGGCTCGCCGTCTCCGTCGCCGTGGCCGCCCGCGAGAACGGCCACCCCGAGACCAGGGTGCACCGCGCCGCCCTGGAGTCGGTGGCCGCCTACCGCACTGCCATGAGCCGGCTGTCCCGGCTCGGCGAGCTCGCCGTCTGGTACGAGCGGATCGACGTCGACCGGCTGTTGCCCCTGCTCCGCTCCGCCCGCCACCGCAAGCGCGTCGAGGCCAGCCTCACCCGGGCCCGGCGCCGCACCAGCCTCCAGGCCGTCGGCAAGCTCACGGAGGTCGTCGGCGGACACCGCCGCATCGTCCACGACCCGCCGCTGCTCGAACCGGCCGGCGCCGCCGACGGCGCCGCGCTGCGGAAGATCTTCAGCGACTACCGCTCCACCCTCGCCGAGGAGCGCCGCGTGCTGCTGGACCGCTACCGCTTCGTCGACGCCGCCCGCAAGGTCGTCGGGGTCGGCAGCGTCGGCACCCGCTGCTTCGTCGTGCTGCTCACCGGGCGCGACACCGACGATCCGCTGTTCCTCCAGATCAAGGAGGCGCGCGCGTCCGTCCTCGAGGAATACCTGCCGAACGGCCCGTACGTCCATCCCGGCCACCGGGTCGTCGCCGGGCAGCGGCTGCTCCAGGCCGCCGGCGACATCTTCCTGGGCTGGATGACCGGGCCGCAGGGCCGCGCCTTCTACTGGCGCCAGCTGCGCGACATGAAGGGCTCCGCCGACGTCGCCGGTATGTCCCCGGCCGACCTCCTGGTGTACGCCCGGCTGTGCGGCACCGCCCTGGCCCGCGCGCACGCCCGCTCCGGTGATCGTCTCGCCATCGCCGGCTACCTGGGCGGCTCCGAAACCTTCGAACGCGCCGTCGCCGACTTCGCCCTCGCCTACGCCGCCCAGACCGCCGCCGACCACGCGGCCCTGGGCGCGGCGATCGACGCGGGCTTGGTGACGGCCACGCCGGGGATCTGA
- a CDS encoding winged helix DNA-binding domain-containing protein: protein MGDGLRYIGVAERRARLALRHRLAPEARVATPEAVADALVALHGSDPATVYLAVGARLADPAATVPETDRALYTDRTLVRMHGMRHTVFVFPTELTAVVHASTGLAVAARERASLVKDMAKAGAPDAAWLKEVEESALAALARLGQATAAELSREEPRLREQFVYAAGKSYEGVHTVVTRLLRVLGVEGKVVRGRPLGSWTSSQFRWAVAPEHPELPLADAQSELLRHWLTACGPATEADLKWWTGWRVTDVRRALTAIGARAVTLDEGTGYVVEGDEDPVTGAGEPWAALLPALDPTAMGWQGRDWYLAPELRPALFDYSGNVGPTVWWDGRVVGSWAQRPDGEIAWRILDEEGVGTEARAAIEARAERLGAWLGATRATPRFRTPVEKELAG from the coding sequence ATGGGTGACGGGCTGCGGTACATCGGGGTGGCGGAGCGGCGGGCCAGACTGGCTCTGCGGCACCGGCTGGCCCCCGAGGCACGGGTCGCGACGCCCGAGGCGGTGGCCGACGCGCTCGTCGCCCTGCACGGCAGCGACCCGGCGACGGTGTACCTGGCGGTCGGCGCCCGCCTCGCCGACCCGGCGGCGACCGTGCCGGAGACCGACCGGGCGCTGTACACGGACCGGACCCTCGTGCGCATGCACGGGATGCGGCACACGGTCTTCGTGTTCCCGACGGAGCTGACGGCCGTCGTGCACGCCTCGACCGGCCTCGCGGTCGCCGCCCGGGAGCGGGCCTCCCTGGTGAAGGACATGGCGAAGGCCGGCGCCCCGGACGCGGCCTGGCTGAAGGAGGTCGAGGAGTCGGCGCTGGCCGCCCTGGCCCGGCTCGGCCAGGCGACGGCGGCCGAGCTGTCCCGCGAGGAGCCGCGCCTGCGGGAGCAGTTCGTGTACGCGGCCGGGAAGAGCTACGAGGGCGTCCACACCGTGGTGACGCGGCTGCTGAGGGTGCTGGGCGTGGAGGGCAAGGTGGTCAGGGGACGCCCCCTGGGCTCGTGGACGTCGAGCCAGTTCCGCTGGGCCGTCGCCCCCGAGCACCCCGAACTTCCGCTGGCGGACGCCCAGTCGGAGCTGCTGAGACACTGGCTGACGGCCTGCGGCCCGGCCACGGAGGCGGACCTCAAGTGGTGGACGGGCTGGCGGGTGACGGACGTCCGCCGGGCGCTGACGGCGATCGGGGCGCGGGCGGTGACGCTGGACGAGGGCACGGGGTACGTCGTCGAGGGGGACGAGGATCCGGTGACCGGCGCCGGGGAACCGTGGGCGGCCCTGCTGCCCGCCCTCGACCCGACCGCGATGGGCTGGCAGGGCCGGGACTGGTACCTGGCCCCGGAGCTGCGCCCCGCCCTGTTCGACTACAGCGGGAACGTGGGGCCGACGGTGTGGTGGGACGGCCGGGTGGTGGGCAGTTGGGCCCAGCGCCCCGACGGGGAGATCGCGTGGCGGATCCTGGACGAGGAGGGCGTGGGCACGGAGGCGAGGGCGGCGATCGAGGCGCGGGCGGAGCGGTTGGGGGCGTGGCTGGGGGCGACCCGGGCGACCCCCCGGTTCCGGACGCCGGTGGAGAAGGAGTTGGCGGGGTGA
- a CDS encoding arsenate reductase family protein → MEIWINPACSKCRSALTLLDAEGADYTVRRYLEDVPSEDEIREVLDRLGLEPWDITRTQEAAAKELGLKDWARDESARGRWITALATHPKLIQRPIITADDGTALVARTDDAVRDALSR, encoded by the coding sequence ATGGAGATCTGGATCAACCCCGCCTGTTCCAAGTGCCGCAGCGCCCTCACCCTCCTCGACGCCGAGGGCGCCGACTACACCGTCCGCCGCTACCTGGAGGACGTACCGAGCGAGGACGAGATCAGGGAGGTGCTCGACCGCCTCGGCCTGGAGCCCTGGGACATCACCCGCACCCAGGAGGCGGCCGCCAAGGAACTCGGCCTGAAGGACTGGGCGCGGGACGAGAGCGCGCGCGGACGCTGGATCACCGCGCTCGCCACGCACCCCAAGCTCATCCAGCGCCCGATCATCACGGCGGACGACGGCACCGCACTGGTGGCACGCACGGACGACGCGGTACGGGACGCTCTGTCCCGTTAG
- a CDS encoding alpha/beta fold hydrolase yields the protein MGVYDDAVFQAAYDKVMAKWPADREAMTVATRFGATYVNVCGPRDAPPLLLLPGGGGATSASWYAQVADLARIRRVYAVDLIGAAGRTAQGGLRSVADLGEWLDAVLSGLGVERADVGGHSYGAWIALHQALRAPERVRRLFLLDPTQCFAGYETAYLLHALPMLLRPTPRRVRAFLEWETGGAVLDPDWLRLQEAAAGFPSGKPVTGPRPTPEALRNLDVPVLLFVAANSRTHDAYEVGTRAGETLRDVETVVLPDVSHHALPPATPSGTGRRLSGFLRS from the coding sequence ATGGGTGTGTACGACGACGCCGTCTTCCAGGCGGCCTACGACAAGGTCATGGCCAAGTGGCCCGCCGACCGGGAGGCGATGACGGTCGCCACGCGCTTCGGCGCGACGTACGTCAACGTCTGCGGTCCGCGTGACGCGCCCCCGCTGCTGCTTCTGCCGGGGGGCGGGGGAGCGACCTCCGCCTCCTGGTACGCCCAGGTGGCCGACCTGGCCCGGATCCGGCGGGTGTACGCCGTGGACCTGATCGGGGCGGCGGGGCGCACTGCCCAAGGGGGCCTGCGGAGCGTCGCCGACCTGGGTGAGTGGCTGGACGCGGTGCTGTCCGGGCTCGGCGTCGAGCGGGCCGACGTCGGTGGGCACTCCTACGGCGCCTGGATCGCCCTGCACCAGGCCCTGCGGGCCCCCGAGCGCGTACGCCGCCTGTTCCTCCTCGACCCGACCCAGTGCTTCGCCGGGTACGAGACGGCGTATCTGCTCCACGCCCTGCCGATGCTGCTGCGGCCCACCCCGCGCCGGGTGCGCGCCTTCCTGGAGTGGGAGACCGGGGGAGCGGTCCTGGACCCCGACTGGCTCCGCCTGCAGGAAGCGGCCGCGGGCTTCCCGTCGGGGAAGCCGGTGACGGGTCCGCGTCCGACGCCCGAGGCGCTGCGGAACCTGGACGTGCCGGTCCTGCTGTTCGTGGCCGCGAACAGCAGGACCCATGACGCGTACGAGGTGGGGACCCGGGCGGGCGAGACGCTGCGCGATGTCGAGACGGTCGTCCTGCCGGACGTGTCGCACCACGCGCTGCCGCCTGCCACGCCTTCCGGAACGGGTCGGCGCCTCAGTGGGTTTCTTCGTTCCTGA
- a CDS encoding MarR family winged helix-turn-helix transcriptional regulator yields the protein MPTTEDPELETVHLLRAVTVELGLHSARFANRNGMHPTDVRALIALMDARRAGEEMTAGRLGAALGLNSAGTTALVDRLEGAGHVRRTRGAADRRKVVIEVDDRAIALGQAFFGPLIEQVAELLQGYDERERAAIRGFLDGVRQAATEER from the coding sequence ATGCCGACGACCGAGGATCCGGAGCTGGAAACCGTCCACCTGCTGCGCGCGGTGACGGTCGAACTCGGGCTGCACAGCGCCCGGTTCGCGAACCGCAACGGCATGCACCCGACCGACGTACGCGCCCTGATCGCCCTCATGGACGCCCGGCGCGCGGGCGAGGAGATGACGGCGGGGCGGCTCGGCGCCGCGCTCGGGCTGAACTCCGCGGGCACGACCGCCCTCGTCGACCGTCTGGAAGGGGCCGGTCACGTCCGTCGGACGCGCGGCGCGGCGGACCGGCGCAAGGTCGTCATCGAGGTGGACGACCGTGCGATCGCCCTGGGCCAGGCGTTCTTCGGTCCGCTCATCGAGCAGGTGGCGGAACTGCTCCAGGGGTACGACGAGCGGGAGCGGGCGGCGATCCGGGGCTTCCTGGACGGCGTACGGCAAGCGGCGACCGAGGAGAGGTGA
- the glnII gene encoding glutamine synthetase produces the protein MTFKAEYIWIDGTQPTAKLRSKTKIMAGEPAGLDALPIWGFDGSSTNQAEGHSSDRVLKPVFTCPDPIRGGDDVLVLCEVLNIDMTPHESNTRAALTEVAEKFAGQEPIFGIEQEYTFFQDGYPLGFPKGGFPAPQGGYYCGVGADEIFGREVVEAHLDNCLAAGLAISGINAEVMPGQWEFQVGPVSPLEVSDHLWVARWLLYRTAEDFGISATLDPKPVKGDWNGAGAHTNFSTKAMREGYDAIITACESLGEGSKPLDHVKNYGAGIDDRLTGLHETAPWNEYSYGVSNRGASVRIPWQVEKDGKGYIEDRRPNANVDPYLVTRLIVDTCCSALEKAGQV, from the coding sequence GTGACCTTCAAGGCTGAGTACATCTGGATCGACGGCACCCAGCCGACGGCGAAGCTCCGTTCCAAGACGAAGATCATGGCAGGTGAGCCCGCCGGTCTCGACGCGCTGCCGATCTGGGGCTTCGACGGGTCGTCCACGAACCAGGCCGAGGGCCACTCCTCGGACCGTGTCCTCAAGCCGGTCTTCACCTGCCCCGACCCGATCCGTGGCGGCGACGACGTCCTCGTCCTGTGCGAGGTCCTCAACATCGACATGACGCCGCACGAGTCCAACACCCGTGCCGCGCTCACCGAGGTCGCCGAGAAGTTCGCCGGTCAGGAGCCGATCTTCGGCATCGAGCAGGAGTACACGTTCTTCCAGGACGGCTACCCGCTCGGCTTCCCCAAGGGCGGCTTCCCGGCCCCGCAGGGCGGCTACTACTGCGGCGTCGGCGCCGACGAGATCTTCGGCCGTGAGGTCGTCGAGGCGCACCTGGACAACTGCCTCGCCGCCGGTCTCGCGATCTCCGGCATCAACGCCGAGGTCATGCCCGGCCAGTGGGAGTTCCAGGTCGGCCCGGTCTCCCCGCTGGAGGTCTCCGACCACCTGTGGGTGGCCCGCTGGCTGCTCTACCGCACCGCCGAGGACTTCGGCATCTCCGCCACCCTCGACCCGAAGCCGGTCAAGGGCGACTGGAACGGCGCCGGCGCGCACACCAACTTCTCCACGAAGGCGATGCGCGAGGGCTACGACGCGATCATCACCGCGTGCGAGTCGCTCGGCGAGGGCTCGAAGCCGCTCGACCACGTCAAGAACTACGGCGCCGGCATCGACGACCGTCTGACGGGTCTGCACGAGACCGCCCCGTGGAACGAGTACTCCTACGGTGTCTCCAACCGTGGCGCCTCGGTCCGTATCCCGTGGCAGGTCGAGAAGGACGGCAAGGGCTACATCGAGGACCGCCGTCCGAACGCCAACGTCGACCCGTACCTGGTGACGCGTCTGATCGTCGACACCTGCTGCTCGGCGCTGGAGAAGGCCGGCCAGGTCTGA
- a CDS encoding winged helix-turn-helix domain-containing protein codes for MATTRSLSSAALPSPVSPVQNAARHRLRAVDPDEVVQVADLLPPGATWLPAPQHTLPSLPGRPPMVGYLVLIPADQQQPFQPVPVPAAIPEPDAGEPLVRIDSVQRTAEVDGQQLDLTYLEFELLAHLVAYPNRVHTRDQLVTTVWGYGHVGDGRTVDVHIARLRRKLGARYRQSIQTVRRVGYKFTPPTGH; via the coding sequence ATGGCGACCACTCGTTCTCTCTCCTCCGCCGCTCTCCCCTCCCCCGTCTCCCCCGTCCAGAACGCCGCCCGGCACCGACTGCGGGCCGTCGATCCGGACGAGGTGGTACAGGTCGCGGATCTCCTGCCGCCCGGCGCCACCTGGCTGCCCGCACCGCAGCACACCCTGCCCAGCCTGCCGGGCCGGCCGCCGATGGTCGGCTACCTGGTGCTGATCCCGGCGGACCAGCAGCAGCCGTTCCAGCCGGTCCCGGTACCGGCGGCCATCCCGGAGCCGGATGCCGGCGAGCCGCTCGTGCGGATCGACTCCGTGCAGCGCACTGCCGAGGTGGACGGGCAGCAACTCGACCTCACCTACCTGGAGTTCGAGCTGCTCGCGCACCTGGTGGCGTACCCGAACCGGGTGCACACCCGCGACCAGCTCGTCACCACGGTGTGGGGCTACGGCCACGTCGGTGACGGCCGCACGGTCGACGTCCACATCGCCCGGCTGCGCCGCAAGCTGGGCGCGCGGTACCGCCAGTCGATCCAGACGGTGCGCCGGGTCGGCTACAAGTTCACCCCGCCGACCGGCCACTGA
- a CDS encoding NAD-dependent epimerase/dehydratase family protein — MRLLVLGGTEFAGRAVVEAALGRGWEVTVLNRGRHTPAPGTRSLTGDRTTPGGLDALDEGDWDAVVDTWSAAPRAVHEAARLLRGRARRYVYVSSCSVYTWAPPAGYTEDAAVVEGAEPDAEQTDYARDKRGGELAVVDAFGAEHSVLVRAGLILGPYENVGRLPWWLSRIARGGPVLAPGPRDLPLQYVDVRDLAEWILGAVERELNGPYNLMSRQGHATIGELLDACVRVTGSAAELRWMAPEVILDAGIEPWTELPVWVPPGSDMHDALHAADVSRAVATGLDCRPVAETVADTWSWLRSIGGTAPQRPDRIRKGLDPEVEAKVLAVGTGGPDLEGVSDTTP; from the coding sequence ATGAGACTTCTGGTGCTGGGTGGTACGGAGTTCGCGGGACGGGCCGTCGTCGAGGCGGCCCTCGGGCGCGGCTGGGAGGTCACGGTTCTCAACCGGGGGCGGCACACACCCGCCCCCGGCACCCGGTCGCTGACCGGCGACCGCACCACGCCCGGCGGCCTCGACGCACTCGACGAGGGGGACTGGGACGCCGTCGTCGACACCTGGTCGGCGGCGCCCCGCGCGGTGCACGAGGCGGCGCGGCTGCTGCGGGGCCGCGCCCGCCGGTACGTGTACGTGTCGAGCTGCTCGGTGTACACCTGGGCCCCGCCCGCCGGGTACACCGAGGACGCGGCCGTCGTCGAGGGCGCCGAACCCGACGCCGAGCAGACCGACTACGCCCGGGACAAGCGCGGCGGCGAGCTGGCCGTCGTCGACGCCTTCGGCGCGGAGCACTCCGTCCTCGTACGGGCCGGGCTGATCCTGGGCCCGTACGAGAACGTCGGCCGGCTGCCCTGGTGGCTGTCCCGGATCGCCCGCGGCGGCCCGGTCCTCGCACCCGGTCCGCGCGACCTGCCCCTGCAGTACGTCGACGTCCGCGACCTCGCGGAGTGGATCCTCGGGGCGGTCGAGCGGGAGCTGAACGGGCCGTACAACCTGATGAGCCGCCAAGGGCACGCCACCATAGGCGAGTTGCTCGACGCATGCGTCCGGGTGACCGGTTCGGCGGCCGAACTGCGCTGGATGGCCCCGGAGGTCATCCTCGACGCGGGCATCGAACCGTGGACCGAGCTGCCCGTGTGGGTGCCGCCGGGCAGCGACATGCACGACGCCCTGCACGCGGCTGACGTCTCACGGGCCGTCGCGACAGGGCTCGACTGCCGTCCGGTCGCGGAGACCGTCGCCGACACCTGGAGCTGGCTGCGGTCGATCGGCGGGACGGCACCCCAGCGCCCCGACCGCATCCGCAAGGGCCTGGACCCGGAGGTGGAGGCGAAGGTGCTCGCGGTCGGCACGGGTGGACCCGACCTGGAGGGTGTATCTGACACCACCCCCTGA
- a CDS encoding sensor histidine kinase, with translation MNTNTQRGGARARIREVVLAAVQGLVLAIVLLPIGVLCFILTLVSIGLVPIGIGIVTTPAVLTAVRRVADTRRELAAEWGGVRILSAYRPLPEGANPWTRTFGMLRDPQTWRDVLWLPVDMTAGFVTALLPAVLLFYPIEGFAVAAGWWRVLADGGTYWYGFVPVTDQPSALGAAATAAVLLVAAYRLTPRLLTVHFRLTRAVLGASHGELTERVRVLTETRRDAVDTSAAELRRIERDLHDGAQARLVAMGMDLGTVEMLLDKNPEKAKELLAQARQSSAEALSELRDLVRGIHPPVLAERGLGDAVRALALRLPVATEVTVELPRRAEAPVESAAYFAVSEVLTNAVKHSGADRIWVDLHHADCHLRISVTDNGKGGALVGAGSGLAGIERRLGTFDGVLAVSSPAGGPTMVTMEIPCVLS, from the coding sequence ATGAACACCAACACTCAACGCGGCGGCGCCCGCGCCCGCATCCGTGAGGTGGTGCTGGCCGCCGTACAGGGGCTCGTGCTGGCGATCGTGCTCCTGCCCATAGGCGTCCTGTGCTTCATCCTGACCCTGGTGTCCATAGGTCTTGTCCCGATCGGCATCGGCATCGTCACCACCCCGGCGGTCCTGACCGCCGTACGGCGGGTCGCGGACACCCGGCGAGAGCTCGCGGCCGAGTGGGGCGGGGTGCGGATCCTGTCGGCATACCGGCCACTCCCCGAGGGCGCCAACCCGTGGACGCGCACCTTCGGGATGCTGCGTGATCCGCAGACCTGGCGGGACGTGCTGTGGCTGCCGGTGGACATGACGGCGGGCTTCGTCACGGCCCTCCTCCCGGCCGTCCTGCTCTTCTACCCCATCGAGGGGTTCGCGGTGGCGGCTGGGTGGTGGCGGGTGCTCGCGGACGGCGGGACCTACTGGTACGGCTTCGTGCCGGTCACCGACCAGCCGTCCGCGCTCGGCGCGGCCGCCACCGCCGCGGTGCTGCTGGTCGCCGCCTACCGCCTCACCCCGCGCTTGTTGACCGTCCACTTCCGGCTCACCCGGGCCGTCCTCGGCGCGAGCCACGGTGAACTCACCGAGCGCGTACGGGTCTTGACCGAGACCCGGCGGGACGCCGTGGACACGTCCGCCGCCGAACTGCGGCGCATCGAACGGGATCTGCACGACGGCGCCCAGGCCCGGCTGGTGGCCATGGGCATGGACCTCGGCACCGTCGAGATGCTCCTCGACAAGAACCCGGAGAAGGCCAAGGAGCTGCTCGCGCAGGCCCGTCAGTCGTCCGCCGAGGCGCTCTCCGAACTGCGCGACCTGGTGCGCGGCATCCACCCGCCCGTGCTGGCCGAGCGTGGACTGGGCGACGCCGTAAGGGCGTTGGCACTGCGGCTGCCGGTCGCCACGGAGGTGACCGTGGAGCTCCCGCGCCGGGCCGAGGCGCCCGTGGAGTCGGCGGCCTACTTCGCGGTGAGCGAGGTGCTCACCAACGCGGTCAAGCACTCCGGCGCCGACCGGATCTGGGTCGACCTGCACCACGCGGACTGCCATCTGCGGATCTCCGTCACCGACAACGGAAAGGGCGGCGCGCTCGTCGGGGCCGGTTCGGGCCTGGCCGGCATCGAGCGGCGGCTGGGTACATTCGACGGCGTCCTGGCCGTCAGCTCCCCCGCCGGCGGTCCCACCATGGTGACCATGGAGATCCCTTGCGTGTTGTCCTAG
- a CDS encoding response regulator transcription factor — protein sequence MRVVLAEDLFLLRDGLVRLLEAYDFEIAAAVESGPELERALAELEPDVAVVDVRLPPTHTDEGLQCALEARRRKPGLPVLVLSQHVEQLYARELLADGSGGIGYLLKDRVFDAEQFVDAVRRVAAGGTAMDPQVIQQLLARRSGDGEGPVDRLTPREREVMELMAQGRSNAAIAAKMVVTERAVAKHTANIFLKLGLEVSDDDNRRVLAVLAYLDRDR from the coding sequence TTGCGTGTTGTCCTAGCCGAGGACCTCTTCCTGCTGCGGGACGGTCTCGTCCGGCTGCTGGAGGCCTACGACTTCGAGATCGCCGCCGCCGTAGAGAGCGGGCCCGAACTGGAGCGGGCCCTCGCCGAACTGGAGCCGGACGTCGCCGTCGTCGACGTCCGGCTTCCGCCCACGCACACCGACGAGGGCCTGCAGTGCGCCCTGGAGGCCCGCCGCAGGAAACCCGGGCTGCCGGTGCTGGTCCTCTCCCAGCATGTCGAGCAGCTGTACGCGCGCGAGCTGCTCGCCGACGGCAGCGGCGGGATCGGCTATCTGCTGAAGGACCGGGTGTTCGACGCGGAGCAGTTCGTGGACGCCGTTCGGCGGGTCGCGGCGGGCGGTACGGCGATGGACCCCCAGGTGATCCAGCAGCTGCTGGCCCGGCGCTCGGGTGACGGAGAGGGGCCGGTGGACCGGCTCACTCCGCGCGAACGGGAGGTCATGGAGCTCATGGCGCAGGGCAGGTCGAACGCGGCGATCGCCGCCAAAATGGTCGTCACCGAGCGGGCCGTCGCCAAGCACACCGCGAACATTTTTCTGAAGCTGGGTTTGGAGGTCTCCGACGACGACAACCGCAGGGTACTGGCGGTGCTGGCCTATCTGGACCGGGATCGGTGA
- a CDS encoding DUF1996 domain-containing protein, whose amino-acid sequence MGRNTRKRRSSVTTKVVAASAALALGGGGLIWANFYASANDSNSSGQNSTYAATAGAQVATISCPDVGQKLTNVPDRAKQGVATELANLDKQITEAYTRLASTRQAQAGDSGFVQNAIVGPLKEKRAATIDRIRIDIQRVGGQFNNQLSQLAACTTQAANTNAGQAGGQQQNGGQQQNGGQQQNGGQQQNGGQNNGGNGQQQNGQGGNGPVAADFVDITKVQGNAQLGVGQNGLPANGNSGSRGTFTSNCGTNQNKNHNTDNVIVAPGVANGAHHLHDYVGNQNNDAFASDQELAGAGTSCQNQGDKSSYFWPVIRVQDGTQDFDQNNDGGGKEGNVGKILLPAQAQLKFVGNKKGNVVAMPTALRIITGDAKAFVNGNANANVNWSCTGFENKVQLENQYPICPQGSQVVRTTNFQSCWDGKNIDSANHRTHVAFAQADGTCANGFKAIPQLQVRLVYNVPAPKLQNGTVVNPYAVDTFPENLHKPITDHNDFINFFSTNLMNKMVNCINTGKKCK is encoded by the coding sequence ATGGGACGCAACACACGTAAACGCCGTTCGTCGGTGACCACCAAGGTCGTGGCAGCATCGGCGGCCCTAGCGCTCGGTGGGGGCGGGCTGATCTGGGCGAACTTCTACGCCTCGGCAAATGATTCGAACAGCTCGGGCCAGAACTCGACCTATGCCGCCACCGCGGGTGCGCAGGTCGCCACCATCTCCTGCCCCGATGTGGGGCAGAAGCTGACGAACGTTCCGGACCGGGCCAAGCAGGGTGTCGCGACCGAGCTGGCGAACCTCGACAAGCAGATCACCGAGGCCTACACCCGGCTCGCCTCCACACGCCAGGCCCAGGCGGGCGACTCCGGGTTCGTCCAGAACGCGATCGTCGGCCCCCTCAAGGAGAAGCGGGCCGCCACGATCGACCGCATCCGGATCGACATCCAGCGCGTCGGCGGCCAGTTCAACAACCAGCTGAGCCAGCTCGCGGCCTGCACCACGCAGGCGGCGAACACCAACGCGGGCCAGGCGGGCGGCCAGCAGCAAAACGGCGGCCAGCAGCAGAATGGTGGCCAGCAGCAGAATGGTGGCCAGCAGCAGAACGGCGGCCAGAACAACGGCGGTAACGGCCAGCAGCAGAACGGCCAGGGCGGCAACGGCCCGGTCGCCGCTGACTTCGTGGACATCACGAAGGTCCAGGGCAACGCGCAGCTGGGCGTGGGCCAGAACGGTCTCCCCGCGAACGGCAACAGCGGTTCCAGGGGCACCTTCACCTCGAACTGCGGCACCAACCAGAACAAGAACCACAACACCGACAACGTGATCGTCGCCCCCGGTGTCGCCAACGGCGCCCACCACCTGCACGACTACGTCGGCAACCAGAACAACGACGCCTTCGCGAGCGACCAGGAACTTGCCGGGGCCGGCACCAGCTGCCAGAACCAGGGCGACAAGTCCTCGTACTTCTGGCCGGTCATCCGTGTCCAGGACGGCACGCAGGACTTCGACCAGAACAACGACGGCGGCGGCAAGGAGGGCAACGTCGGCAAGATCCTGCTGCCGGCCCAGGCGCAGCTGAAGTTCGTCGGCAACAAGAAGGGCAACGTCGTCGCGATGCCGACGGCCCTGCGCATCATCACCGGTGACGCCAAGGCCTTCGTCAACGGCAACGCCAACGCCAACGTGAACTGGAGCTGCACCGGCTTCGAGAACAAGGTGCAGCTGGAGAACCAGTACCCGATCTGCCCGCAGGGCAGCCAGGTCGTCCGCACGACCAACTTCCAGAGCTGCTGGGACGGCAAGAACATCGACAGCGCCAACCACCGCACGCACGTGGCGTTCGCCCAGGCCGACGGCACCTGCGCCAACGGCTTCAAGGCGATCCCGCAGCTCCAGGTCCGGCTGGTCTACAACGTTCCGGCCCCGAAGCTCCAGAACGGCACGGTGGTGAACCCGTACGCGGTGGACACCTTCCCGGAGAACCTGCACAAGCCGATCACCGACCACAACGACTTCATCAACTTCTTCTCCACGAACCTGATGAACAAGATGGTCAACTGCATCAACACCGGCAAGAAGTGCAAGTGA